The DNA sequence AAAGGCACACGAACTGCCCGGCGGGAATATCGAGATTCAGGTCCGCTACGGCGTGGACGAGGGTATTCATCCCGGTAATAAACGTTTTGCTGATATTGTCAAATTTCACTCTTTTGGCTGGCATATTGTCATCCCCCTATTCTCTGATTTCTTCTACGCCCATCCGTTTGAGGACGGAGCTCATAATACCGATAACCACAAAGACGATCAAAATGAGGATCGTGCAATAGGCCGCGGCCACACCGATTTTCCCGACGTCGATCTGACTCATGACCGCGGGGGTCAAAAGATTGTACCGCGCGGAAATCAGGAAAATCACGGTGCTGACGAGGGTCATGCTGCGCACGAAGGCGTAGACAAGCCCGCTGTAGAAGGCCGGCAGAATCATCGGCAGCGTAACCGACGTAAAGACCTTCTTGCTGTTTGCCCCCAGGACCGTGGCCGCTTCCTCAATGGAGGGATCGATCTGCTGCAGGGCAGCCATGCCCGATCGGATGCCCACGGGCATATTTCTCATCACAAAGGCAATGATAAGGATCGCCGCCGTTCCCGTGAGGACGAGGGGCTTGCGGTTGAAGGTGATGATATAGCCCAGACCCACGATGGTTCCGGGAATGGCCATGGACATCATCGTCGTAAACTCGATGAAGCCCTTTCCGAAAAACTGTTTCCGGATAATCAGAAAGGCGATAATCATGGCGAGTATTCCCGTAATGGGCGTCGAGAGCAGCGAAAGGAAGGTCGTATCCATAATGGGCTTCATGCCGAGATCCAGCACATATTTGTAGTGGTCGAGGGAAAAACTGTAGTTGACGCCCCAGAGCTTCACGAGAGAGCCGATGGGGATCATAATGTACATCAAAAATACGCACAATGTAATCGCAACCATGGTCCCGAAGATTGGATATACGATATGCTTTTCGGCGATCTTTTCCCGCTCCCGGGAAACCTTTCCGGTCACGGTCACATAGGATTTCTTCCCGATATAGTACTTCTGAGTGACAAAAATCGAGACGGAAATCAGCATGAGTACAATGGCCAGCGCCGTGGCCGAGCCCATATCAAAATTTCCGGTCCCCTGAATGTAGATCTGGACAGCCGCCGTGGTAAATTCTCCGCCGATAACCATGGGATTGGAAAAATCCGCGATGGCCTGAATGAAGATCACCAAAAATGCGTTGGCGATCCCCGGAACCATCAAGGGGAGCGTCACCGTCCGGAACACGTCCCAGCGGGAAGCCCCCAAATCCCGGGACGCTTCTTCCACCGAAGGGTCGATTCTTCCCAGAAGCCCCACGAGCATCAGATAGGCTTCGGGAAAAAACGTCAGCACCTGGACGAGAACGAGCCCGTGAAAACCGTAAATATTGGCGTTGCGGATCCCCAGAAGCCGCCTCGTGATGTAGCCGCTACGCCCCAGGAGCAGGATCGCCGAGAGGGCGATCACGAAGGGCGGCGATACGATGGGCAGGATCGCGATAAAACTGAAGAATTTTTTGAAGGGTAATAGCACGTAATTCATGCCGTAGGCAAAGAAAAAACCGATGGTCGTCGAGATAATTGACGTTACGAGGCCCAATTTCAGCGTATTGAAGATGATCGTGAAATTTTCGGGCATGTTCTTGATATTGATATAGTGCACGAGGGAAAAAGTCTTCACGTCCTGCGTGGCCCCGGCCGCATCCTTTACGTATT is a window from the Fusobacteriaceae bacterium genome containing:
- a CDS encoding iron ABC transporter permease; translated protein: MSNFALKLDTEIKRMKKIFYDPILFSTFVFVVAILILFIIMPMGNVLKESFTAHEYVKDAAGATQDVKTFSLVHYINIKNMPENFTIIFNTLKLGLVTSIISTTIGFFFAYGMNYVLLPFKKFFSFIAILPIVSPPFVIALSAILLLGRSGYITRRLLGIRNANIYGFHGLVLVQVLTFFPEAYLMLVGLLGRIDPSVEEASRDLGASRWDVFRTVTLPLMVPGIANAFLVIFIQAIADFSNPMVIGGEFTTAAVQIYIQGTGNFDMGSATALAIVLMLISVSIFVTQKYYIGKKSYVTVTGKVSREREKIAEKHIVYPIFGTMVAITLCVFLMYIMIPIGSLVKLWGVNYSFSLDHYKYVLDLGMKPIMDTTFLSLLSTPITGILAMIIAFLIIRKQFFGKGFIEFTTMMSMAIPGTIVGLGYIITFNRKPLVLTGTAAILIIAFVMRNMPVGIRSGMAALQQIDPSIEEAATVLGANSKKVFTSVTLPMILPAFYSGLVYAFVRSMTLVSTVIFLISARYNLLTPAVMSQIDVGKIGVAAAYCTILILIVFVVIGIMSSVLKRMGVEEIRE